gtagaatatttaaaaataaattttaaatatctatgTTCTTGCAGAAACCAAATAAATCTAGAACGTGAAATAGGTACCTACCAtctttttaatcatatttcaaatttacaaGGGGTAGAAGTAGTAGATAGTAAGTAAAACCTCACTAAGCCTCAGGCTATAATATAACCCTTCTGAAAGAAACTCTTCAATAATAAGGCTCTGTCTGAGTACTTTGATCTACCCCTAGACACAAAGGAATGTACTAGAGTCTGATATAAAACGGTAGTAGTAGGTATTTCGCTTGTAAATAAAcctatatgaaaattaataagtgTAATGTCCACACAAGGTTTCAcagttatttttcatttaggTTATTGTACTGTCTTGGTACAGTGTAATAATACACTTATAATAATCATATGAGAATGACTGATTAATCATCACGTCTTCCCACGAATTGAATAGATACAACggtttttgtataaatctttacttaatttaacttaCTTGTAACAAAATGTTGCAAATTATATctctgttatataaaattaaacaaataaggaCTTGAAGataaaaaacctttaaaaccgtacaatatttatattaaaaaagaaacatgaaaaGAGGCTTTCACGTCGCCCGCAATGAGTGCCTACTCCATTTCAAGGGAATGAGGCCGCGAGCTCAACATTCTTTGTTGGGCCTTTTTCAGAGATATTAGACGCTTTGTGTTACGTCATTCAAAGTATTCGTTTGTTCTCGCTTgttttgtcaatttaataagaatttagtttatatgaaaacaatgtttttctatatataaattgtgGACACTATTAGGCTAATGAACGAAGTTAATGCGCGTGGTAATTTCCTGGGCCTAGGTAAAATGCCTAGAGCAAGACCTACACCATACTACCGagacttttttaataattttagagTATAATACATTgactaaaagattttttagttAGTAATCTGGCTTtgtagaaacaaaaaaacctTCAAACTTTACTAacattaaaatagatttacaatatacataactacttataaatttaactgTAAAGCTCTCACTCGTCGTGGTTTAATTTAAACTGAAGCTTAATTGGTGTCTAAAACTTCtcagaatatttaataatttatcatgGTTTGACGCAATGCAGTTAGCAAAAAGATAAAACGATCAACGAATCTTGTGTGGttagtgaataaataaattctagaCACCACGAAACTGTTAATTGAAATTATCTTACAtcaactaaatttttttatagaaaattaagtaagcataataataatatagacaaGATTGTGATTCATAATATAGTAGCTTTCTTTTCTTGTAAGATTTAAGGTTAGAAAATATTGAAcaaaagatatattatatctaaaagcctaaaaatatgtttctaagCTTATAACTATTGCGGTGGACAAATTCGGgtgctttatttattaattccttGTTCTCTGAGATTgtatggagagaaaaattggcgaatacaaaaaatattgaaaatttagtttttttagatttttattccggaaaatcGAACAGTCTCTATGGGGTAATATAGCttaatgttccatatgttggtatgtaggtACTAAAACGGTAGACtaagcaaaaaatatatattaattcgGGTCGAAGTTGGCGGGGGCGGCTAAGAGAAAAGGCTAGTTGACCGTTTCAAATatctcattaaaatttataaacaataaaacgtaaatacttaataacaaacaaGAACACAGGACGTCGAATTACACATAAAAGCTCGCTTTTTACAGCTTTGactattatcaactttcttttttttatcttactagctagaccggtgtcccgagtagcagaataagtattttaaaaaaataaagaagagactgttaggcggtacgatgttcgccaggccagctagtaataaaatgtaaaagaaaaaagaaactaaaaaataacacGCTATGTATACCTTAGCtgcgtaaaaatttaaatattatgaaatttcGCAAAAAGGTGTCAGGTTAAGGTCaaagtataatttatgtaCACGCGAAAGTGAGAAAAGTAGGTCGTATTTACCTTAAACTTTAAGCTGAAAGATTAAACAAATACCTTGTAAAAAGGCACTGTAATTAAGATCATGTTACAACTGCAAATTAGCCGTTGCTATAATCGAAAATAAaacggcaagccggttttccttcacagttcgatcgaatgttaaatacgcacatagaaagaaattccattcgTAAACAGCCGGGGATAGAAGCTACGACCttaaggatgagagtcgcacgcagaagccacttggccaacactgctctaacggccgaacccaataatcaatccaTTGTGTTCaatctgagatcagaccgtgacagtcgatcgatttcctatctgcatcccaaataaccaaaccctacgaagacaatccatttttggcgaaggataaaatgctttttgtcgttccattttaccgagttttcactcatattaaataatcaatgtaaaccaaataaaatcgtacaaataacattaaaatatacatgcgtgtatgtttaaaacataacaaacagttttttaattatttaaaaaactggtgtaagttaaaatctgttaaaataattaactgttgaaatcgagctttcgtcaactgtcattttcatacaaaggtctatccagacaccgatacgacctcccatggatagcttgtagCGACAGATGGCcattacaatccgtcgattgggTATTGGCACACTTattacaacatttggattaagattactaaCTCAGATGGTGGATcatggattgagataggttattgggttcgggcgtatgTCTAAAAGGTCGTGAAATTAATTTACGcttattcttttttataatgtgtaaTGGTTTAATATAGAGACGAAAGACCCGTAACTCCCCAATATCAGACACATTCAGTGTCTGTTTGATCTTTGTCTAATATACCCGAAACAAGTATACTGAAAATCAAACAATAACGATCCGAATAATCTTTACCtcatcaatataaaaaaatacattacgtaataaataaattatttaaaataggatTAAACATCTAATACTACTAATAGGATAAAAAGTatctaatacaaaatatataaagttcaATTTACAAAAGAAcacacaaataattatttatttaacttagaCAATGAAAATGTCTAGCCATTCTAATCAGACTTAGAGAATTGCAGACCTAGAGGTTCGTTGCACTGTAACAATAATGTAagcatattttatgaaaaaaatacttttcctattgttcttttatttaaaatgttacgtTAAATGCAAAGTAGTTGAAAGTTTTAACCtgtaaatactaattaataattagtaggTAAGTACAATTTCGACGTCGCGACTTCAAGCAAATTAAAAActgtgtataaaaataactgaaatacgtaaatctttaatatagaattcagtttacttttaataaacgaaCCTAcacaataagtttttttaaattatatttgaataagaGTTAGGCCGCAATGAGcaagtattatataatttttgaatatacTTTGATTTTTGCGACacacctaaaaatattttaatcaatttaagtGAACCACACTGCACACGACCTTCATATCAACATAGAATAATATGAGATCGATAAACGTCTGTAGTTCAATGCTGCTTACCTTAGCAATCCATTACATTTGCATACTTCAATTAgacttaatacaaaaattacacaaaattCGAACAAGTAACAAAAATCGTAaaggataatttttaaattggaaTCTGAATAAACagtttactaataattaaacaatacgTTTAACTGcgaaaaaacacattttatacaaaaatattgcgAGAATGATTAGGAAATAGTAATACATATCATTTATCTCAAAACGACTTATGAATCGTTCGGATGTCTTAAGCTTAATTTAGGACTTAGAAAGCAACATTTAGGCTTTGTTTATTTGAAATCTGAGATCGGAAAATAGCAAATTGCAATCTTCCAAACGTAATTTCACGAAGACAGTCGCCACCAGCTCGTAAATAATAGTCTTGTCtaggtaatattaaaatctgttaaagtATTCGCATTAGTAATTTTCCATCCAcgaattgaattaaatttaatattatgttgagaTTGGCTGTAAGATTTTGACGCCTGTTTAATATTCAAAGCCATTAATTCAAGAACACTTCACATTCTAACTAAGCGTTGCAGATTTAGTTGCTAGAAGTGCCTACCATTAAAGTTTAAGTACAGcccttttaatttttgaataaataaaaattactttttcaaatttcaaattacataatatcttGCCCTAACCGCATATTTGAAAAGCTTTTATGGGGCTTTTGAAAAAACGATTTCGTATTAATAACGGCGAATAAAATGATCCAGTAAGGACCGCATTgcactaaatttttattaaacggGTTTTACAACTGTCACGTTCAATACCAGTGTACAAAAAAGCTTTCACTGTTTGACCAAAGTTTGGAGCTCCAAAGTTTGGAGCTGACTCAAAAGCTTAAAAAGCCTATGCTAACATAACAAGGGAATAAAAGGGCCGATTTTAGCACTGAAATAAGAAGTAGACGCGAAGTTTGCTCATATTGCTATTTTAGGTTAAATGAcgcataataaaatacaatgttaATGTTGACTAAGGTATTGACTGTAATAGATTTCACtcgttttattttgtacaaaaGATTTACAGGGAATTCAGTTTAAAGGAAACTTATAAATCAGTATTAATtactatacaattaaaaaacatcGATGGAGGATTTCGACGTGAAATTTTGCTTTTTATCGCTAAActatatatgtacctatatttCGTTATCAGACTTATTTTTTCGGTACATAAATGTGATTATTTGGTCTGTTATGAGACTTAGACAatacaaatttcaatattttcctCCTTTCAAACTCTTATACAAGTATCTCATAATAACTGAAGTGTTTGCGATCGCAGAGTGTTTAAGAACTCTGAGGTCTATTGTTAAAAGAATAATAGAGAAAAAATGAAATGGCTAGACTTTGTTCGAGTCTAGACTGCagaataatttataagtaagaaaatcctatttgCGAGATTTATTATAGGTACGAACGGTATCAactattttactatattattatgtctTACATCCGACTAAACAAATTGTAATATACTGTTTtacgttatttatattaaataatgagattattgttacaaaaaatgtgGATTAATTTGAAGTCTTAGAAAGTTCACCCTTACACCCTGATcctcaaataattaaaaaggcaTGTTCGTAAAGAACAAACGcaaaaactactgaactgaaaaaaatcaattaccCTGATTACAACATATTAGTAGTCCTTTCGGTTTTTTAGTTCAACTCGATTGTTAATAGactttttatatagataatggCAATATGTCAACAGTATGCTGTAAGTGGAACATTAGCttcgttttaattataaataagcgTGACATTTCCGCGGCTTTATCTATTTTCATTCGCATCACGATCGAAACGTCACGACTGGATTCTGTATCTATTGTGCTTGGGGTATCAAAGAGATAACCGATTTAGTTACGATTTCTTAAATTAAGAAAGGTAATATCAGTATCGATTTCACGGGGAAGCCCCACTTTTGGGGCTTTCTTAGAATTATCCAAATACCACAAAGCCCTTGGAAAATTTAAAAGGAATTGACATGAAGACCTATTGATAAACTCGGGTTGGTttcgtttaattaatatattatattaaccatagttaaatatttactgaATGTTTCGttcttataacaaaataaacgaTTTCATTTCAAATGCAACCAACGTAAATATTGGTGACgatattattatgacattttgttttaatatgcaATATGAAGCCATTGTGAAGCATGGCTCAATGGTAGTAAATTtagattttcctttttttatatcgaTGTTCATAACTGCGCACCagtatgattaaataaatttggtttGATTAATACCAACATCCAATCTATAGTTTAGCTCTCGTAAgactatatataagtattaagtATATCAAGACGTATTTTTATGGTTATTCGTCAGGTCTTCAATTTCTCGGAAGGCTTTCAAAATAACTgtgatatattaattaagttaacACGCATTTAGACAGGTTTATGTACAGAAATTATGAGTTCACAGAACTGTAAAACTATTCGAAGTTTTGGCTTCAGGCCATATGAAACTGATATTTTcactttagttattataaattagatCCACTATGCAATTGCAAAATAAATTCGCTGCtattaaggtgggaactgaccaacgttacgaggtgtaatgtaacatgtaatgtaatgttacataGCGAagattcgtgcagtcagtacgtcgtgttacggggaaacacGACGTAACACGaagtactgactgcacgaatgctcgctgtgtaacattacattacatgttacattacacctcgtaacgttggtcagttcccacctttagaaCAAGAGATAACgtgcaataattaattacagatTTTAGTGCAGTGTCTAaaaattctgttttattattatacaaataaataaatgtatattattaagcgcaaataaaattattagcgttttgaaaatggaactTTGGAAGAATACATTTAAAACCCTTGTTTTATTCTTACCTATCGAAATTGGTTAAACGGATTATCCTGcattttcataaatagtaCAACTATCGTATGATTATAAATGAAGTATATAAGTCTATGTCGCTTATAAGACAACAATAGCGAGCCATCCTTCATGCGACTAGAAAAAGCAAACTTGCTATTTTAGTCTGTCTTACACCGTTAGGACAATGGACTTCCCGTTCGTCCTTTAATCTTGTTAAGTGTCACTTGATATGTCCTTGTTTCATAGAAAGTTtgtaacataatacatatcgcatatattttattacgctAGGTGACTACTGACCCATGATACGTACCCATTGTGAAACACGGATAAGCGGAAATGTAAAGTGCAACGCATCATTACTTTCTATGACATCCCCCTAGTAATCATGATACTTATATACAagtactagccgtttcgcgcccgctttgctggacgaattaaaataaattttatgtttcattattttattttttttcatatttttattattcttctttttaacttcccgctaagaaaattgaaatatttcgaaaatcgagtttttaactgATAgagttgacgtttagaggttctaggaagcctccccgaatgtttccgcggtgaagtctgtatggataaattttcataaatgtaaaacagcaataaaaaaatgaaggaacgttggaatttaataaataaatagacataAACCaactaggaaaaatttcgcatcgaatggtggtagtcatgtcgatacgatcagtggtttaggcgtgattgagcctcaaacgaagaccattttcattatatatatataatatagatagaAGAAGATAgatgagcctcaaacgaagaccattttcattatatatatatagataactaAACATGTACTGGCGGTTAAATTTGACACAATCAATCGTTTTCGGCAAACATTCACTtatcataattattgttattaataacttcattaagtaCACAACTTTTTCAGagataaaactattatatattagatataaaaataaacttttatttatttaatattagtgaTTCATATGAATGcagatgaaattaaaaatgatgcATATAGTATAGATAAGAAGGTTCTCCTGTATATCCTTgttaaaatacacttttttttatttgttaatactTACCTTTTAATGTTAGCTACAACCAAATGATGtggaatataatattattatgaaaatctCCTATGTTATATGACatgcatgaaataaaaaatccaaATATGATTCTCGTTCTCTACAAAAACACTTACTCTGTATCACACAATTGTAATGTGTCACACAGAAAGCATGAAACAATTAGTAAGCACAGTGAACCCACATGCAAACACTGCTCAACAAAATACCAatcaaataattgttttgtcatcaagtgttatatatttttctcattTTGCAGTAGGTTATGTCAAACGAAGCTAAGTATAGTGTGGTATTCTACCTTCAGTTGGTGGCTTCGTTTGACCACTGTTACTTTCTGTATGCGCTAGCAGTGTCGTCTTCGACTTCTCTAGTGGCCTTCTCGCCTTAAATGGGGACTCCATAGGTTTTTTTTCACTCCTCTCAGGCTCTGTTTCAACCCCCAATTTACTCAGGGCCACAAGGTTGGCTACATTGAAATAATTCCTCTGTTAAACCAGTTTATATTGTGgtgtttaaaaaacaaaagaaaaagctATCATGCAGTTCACAGCCAATTTCATTTGACACATAACGTAAATTTAgagcataaataataatagctgtgatgtataaatataacttaatatcATACCAAGAAAATGTAACCGGTCTTTCGCCATTCCCAGATTAGTTTTCATTTTTTCATGTAGTCTTTGAGCTCTTTGCCATGCATCTCCACGACCTCCCCAGCAATCCACAGCAATACCACGCTCCAATTCATAGAtcccttttttatataattctatgGCTAGTTCTTTTTGTCCTATAAAATTAAAGcataaatactaattttgGAATTCTATTCTATAATATGGGAaacaaaatatctaaaataaataaaactatatttctggatttttttttaactaaactatttctaaacatttcatattcaaaataaaaagtatcaaAGGATTATATGTAGGTACCTTCATTTTCCTCATCTATCTTCAATGCTTTCGATATGTATTCAAAAGCCTTGCGATGATGATGCTTCTGTTTGGCTAGTAATGGATCTCCTGGTCCAACATTATTTGTATACGGCATTTCTTCAGCGTGGACAATTTCTGTCGATATAATCCCGTCTTTAACAACCACTTCCAAATTGCACTCACCACTTTTATGAGGCCTATGGATAAACCGATGTGATGcagaatacaaatatttgaaaattataaataactgatATAAAATGGATCGTAACAGGTTGAAAAGAATAATAATCGGAAAGGAAACCACGTAGAGGTTTCTTTTGTGGACAGAGGGTTGCGATTCATTTCGCAACGCTGATCCTTTTACTACATCTGCATCAACCTTCTTTGATTTTCTATTCGGAGATCTAGTTGTTTTTCGCGGTAATCTGCCACCATTGAAATCATCACCGGAAACCATTAAGAACACAAATGTTTCGGCTGTTTCAACACCAAATAGCCATACAATTTTGAGCAGACGCACgtttattattctttaacACAAAACCTAAATACAACGGTACATCGCGACGAGAGCCCACTGCGACTGCTCGGTGCTCCAGCGACCAGTACAGACTGCAGAATTGCAGATGcagaaaaaagttttaaaaaacttaattgaAGCTTCAGCTTTCAAGTTACATCAACTGACACAACATTTCATTAGTATCTGACAGATGACGTTAGCGTAAATGTCAACAATTTTATGCCAACAATCATCACTTGACTATTGAATATGAATAGATATCATCATTCATCACATCAATATAATATGTGTTAGTGTTTTAGCAGTTTTACCACaagctttaaattaaatttaaaacaccgtGGTATATCAttcctaaattaaaaaacgtaAGTAACGATAAGGTGTGATAGGCGTCacattcttataaaatatttattatttttatgtctcCGATACTTACCATTATGGTAAATGTTATTGATGAAAGACAGAACAAATTAACCATATGTTAAAAAGTTGTGTTGTTAGTCAAAGCGCTTGTATTGCCTGTTCAAGCTCATGCTAATgcctttataattattgtatatcaAATATCATGCCTCCTTTTTTAGGTTAGTCATGGCTGAGTTGGAGGGCcaagttaataatttatctgtTAATGAAGATGATGATTTCGTAGACCCATGGAATGTAGCTGGAAAGTCCCAAACAGGAATTGACTATGACAAACTAATAAGTATGTTTcttcttattttattcaacACTGGATTAGTGGTTCTATGTTCTAATCCGAACCTTTAGTTagcagatttaaaaatttgatatttttgtgtttatttattttattattagaaacTAAATCTCTATTACTAAACTATCtaatattatgtgtattaaaattttatacaatttaaattcatatacaaactaaaaaaaattaaattcctaagtgttttataatatttagtttttctatacttttcAGAAAGATTTGGGAGTCAGAAGATAGATGAAGAACTTATTCAACGGTTTGAAAAAGTGACTGGACAAAAAGGTAGTAATACataaaggaatattataatttctatatccAGAATCATAATTTTCAAATGTTTCAGCACATCACTTTTTAAGACGTGGTATATTCTTTTCACACAGAGATttccatattattttaaaccttCATGAAGCAGGcaagaaattttatttgtatacagGGAGAGGCCCGTCTTCTGAAAGTATGCATATTGGTCATTTAATACCATTTATATTTACCAAGTGAGTCAATtcaatatgtaatatttaaaaacactgtaaatataaaaatatatgagattaaaaaaacaatacctTTACATAAAAGCTAACATGTGAATAAGGTTTTGttcagatattttaatttaatgtctGAAGATGTATTATTAGAACCTAAGTAATCCATGAAACTATCTTATGTAAGCtgtagttatattaaaataaatataaaatattctccTTTTAGATGGTTACAAGATGTGTTTCATGTTCCATTGATAATTCAACTTACTGATGATGAAAAGGTTATGTGGAAGGATATCAAAATAGAAGATGCAAGACAAATGGCCTTTAACAATGCTAAGGATATTATTGCAGTTGGATTTAATCcatctaatacatttatttttaatgatctAGACTTTATTGGGTATGTATATggtaactattaaaaaaatacagttactaCTACTAGTACTATAACCATgacttagttttaaaaatgaaaataactagtcACACCATTTTACTCAGTactaaagtaaaagtaaaaataggtGTAGATTCTTAGGATTtgcataaacataaataacctaaaatgatattttatatagataaaaaatgattttttactaacAAAATGATATGTTACCTTTAAAATGTCCTTGAGTACTtgcttacataatatttatgaataaaagtaaatgtagGGGTAAGGCAATTAGgcaataactaaattaaattgatattcaTAGGaagtttttatagaacatcCAGTAACAAAAAAAGGCTTTTGcacattatttatgtatggtacagtcatatttttttacagacaGTGTCCGGCATTCTATCAGAATATGTTAAGGGTACAAAAGTGTGTCACTTTTAATCAAGTCAAAGGTATCTTTGGCTTTGGAGACTCGGATGTTATTGGCAAAATAACATTTCCCTCGATAGAAGCAGCTCCAGCCTTCTCGACTAGTCTGccatttatatttgaaaacaaaGTTGTAAGTATGACTTCCTTcctagttttttaataaataccacAAGCtgagaaaattatatttattagttttgctcaaataaatttctatttcatttagatttttttaggTGATTTCTACTTAAAGAGATAAATTGACAAAAATATAACAGTCAATGTAagactgattattattattttttaattgtattaaatatcctcacaatttatataaaagatttatCTTGCTAATAGTAACCATAAAACAGACACTGTTGTTGAAATAAGAGTAAACAActcacaaaaattatattttaaattaaagtaaaattttcccAGTTCTTAGGTAACTATGTATTAAATGATccgtatatatatgtatattcacATTATGTTTATGAAATACCTTACCGCATCTTACAGGTACCATGTCTTATCCCATGTGCAATCGACCAAGACCCATACTTCCGAATGACTCGG
The Pieris napi chromosome 1, ilPieNapi1.2, whole genome shotgun sequence DNA segment above includes these coding regions:
- the LOC125052225 gene encoding tryptophan--tRNA ligase, cytoplasmic, whose translation is MAELEGQVNNLSVNEDDDFVDPWNVAGKSQTGIDYDKLIKRFGSQKIDEELIQRFEKVTGQKAHHFLRRGIFFSHRDFHIILNLHEAGKKFYLYTGRGPSSESMHIGHLIPFIFTKWLQDVFHVPLIIQLTDDEKVMWKDIKIEDARQMAFNNAKDIIAVGFNPSNTFIFNDLDFIGQCPAFYQNMLRVQKCVTFNQVKGIFGFGDSDVIGKITFPSIEAAPAFSTSLPFIFENKVVPCLIPCAIDQDPYFRMTRDVAARLKLPKPALLHASFLPALQGAQQKMSASDPNASIFLNDTPKQIKNKINKYAFSGGQATVEEHREKGGNTDVDISYKYLTFFLEDDEKLAEIKKSYESGELLTGELKKLAVETITPLIQDYQARRVQVTDDVMRKFFEIRKIDV